The segment CGGCAACATACGCCGCTGCTGCCGCCCTTCACCGGCGGCAGTCACGAAAACAACCGGCGGCCCGGCACCGAAAATGTGCCTTACATTGTTGGCCTGGCCAAAGCCATGGAGTTGGTCCAGAGCAATCGGGTTGCAGAGAACAAGCGCCTGATCACGCTGCGCGACCAATTGATTGAGGGCGTTTTGCGCACCATCCCCCACAGCCGGTTAACGGGCCATCCTACTCAACGGCTGCCCAACAACGCCAGTTTTGTTTTTGCCAACTGCGCCGCCGACGCCATCTTGATGCACCTGGACATGGCCGGAATTCAGGCCGCCAGCGGCAGCGCCTGCACCACGGGCATGCCCGAACCCAGTCACGTGCTCACGGCCATGGGCCTGCCGCACGAATTAGCCCTGGGCGCCCTCCGCCTGACCTTGGGCAAACAAACTACCGCCGCAGACATTAAAACCGTGCTAAATCTATTACCGAATATCATTGAAAAAGTAAGACAACTGGCAAGGTAGCAAGGATGCAAAGTAGTCTGCTACCCTGCTACCCTGCTCCTCTGATTCAAAAATGACTACAAACAGTAATAACCTTTCTCCAAAAACCGTTGTGGTAGCTATGAGCGGCGGCGTAGACAGTTCGGTGGCGGCGGCCCTGCTGGTTGAGCAGGGCTACACCGTGGTGGGGCTGATGCTGCGCCTGTGGGCTGAGCCAGGCGACGCGGCCAATCGCTGCTGCACGCCCGGGGCTGTGGCCGATGCTCGCCGGGTGGCCGACATCCTGAATATTCCCTTTTACGTGCGTGATTACAAAGATATTTTTAAAAAAACGGTGGTGGATTTTTTTATTGATGGCTACACGCAAGGAATTACCCCTAATCCCTGCATCGTGTGCAATAGAGACATTCGGTTCAACCATCTGCTTAATGAGGCGCTCGGCCTGGGCGGCGATTATTTGGCCACCGGCCACTACGCCCGCGTGCGGCAAACTCAAAATGGCGCGTACCAACTGCTCAAAGGCCTTAACCCCGGCAAAGACCAAAGTTATGTGCTCTACACCATGACCCAGGAACGTTTGGCCCGCATCTTGCTGCCGCTGGGCCATTATACCAAAGATGAGATCAGGCAAATTGCGGAAGCCAAAAAACTGCCCGTTTTCAACCGGCCCGATAGCCAGGATTTGTGTTTTTTGGGAAATGGGGATTACCGCTCGTTCTTGCAGCGCCATGCCCCGGAGACGGCGCAGCCCGGCCCTATTCTCAACACTGCCGGCCGGCAGTTAGGCCGGCACCGGGGTTTGGCTTTTTACACTATTGGCCAGCGCAAGGGCCTGGGGCTTAGCGCGCCCCAACCGATGTACGTTTTAAGGATAGATACCGCCGCCAACAGCCTGATTGTGGGCACGGCAGACGAATTGGGCCGGCAGGAATTGACGGCGCAGCAAGTGACTTACATTCAGGGGCAACCGCCTGCCTCGCCGGCCCAAATCACGGCCAAAATTCGCTACAAAGCGCCGGAAGTTGAGGCCACCTTGACCCCCCTCCCCGACGCGCGCGCCCACCTGACCTTTACCGCCTCCCTGCGTGATATTACCCCGGGCCAGGCTGTCGTCTTTTTTCAGGGCGAACAAGTGTTGGGGGGAGGAATTATTTCATAATGCCGCCTTATTTTCTACTTTCAGCCCTGATTGGGGCTATTTACGGCACGCTCTTTCATCTCTGGCGGGGAAAAACCGCGCTGGATTTACCCGTTTATCTTCTGACCGGCGTCATCGGTTTTGGCCTGGGCCAGATATTGGGGGATGTGCTGGGCGTGGATTTACTTTTGCTTGGCCCCATTCATGTTGTCGAAGCCACCCTGGTTGGCTGGGGCTGTCTATTTTTAATATATTGGCTTAAAATTAAATGATTTATTTCTTAAAAAACAAGGTTTCATGGTACAATAGAATCAAACTCTTTAACGAAAAGAGACAGCGTCCATGCCCCAAGAAATAAATCAAAATAATCAGGCCGATCTTACCGACAAATATCCTGAACTCTCGCCGGAGCCAACGGATAAACGCCCGCTTATTTACGGAATCATTGCCGCCGTAATTGTTATTCTCCTCTTCGGCGGCATTGGGGTGGGCCTTTTCTTTTGGGAACACACCCCCCTCTTACGCGATATTTTCATTATCTATTTGGGCCTCGGCGTTTTTGTTATTATCCTCCTGCTGATTGCCCTGATTGTGATTATTGCTTATCTGGTGATCAAAGTGAATGACCTGGTGCAACTGCTTGACCGGGAAATCAAACCAATGCTGACGAAATTACAAGAAACCACGGGCACCATCCGCGGCACCGCCACTTTTTTGAGCGACCGCGCGGTCCAACCCGTCATCACCACCGTCAGTACGGTTTCGGCGATAAAGGCTATCTTCCGTTCTTTATTCCGACGCTAAGATTTGTAGCGCCAAACGTTTAACATTTCATAATCCAATAAATTTAGAAAGGAGCAATAAGTATGTCAGACCGAAGTGGTGGTGCAGAATTTTTTGCCGGTTTAGTGATTGGCGGCCTGGTGGGGGCAACCCTGGCCTTGCTGCTGGCCCCTCAATCCGGCGAGGAGACTCGCGCCCAGATTAGAGACAAAAGCCTTGAACTCAAAGGCCGGGCTGAAGAAGGCTACATGCAAGCAAGGCAAACCATTGAAGGCCAACTGGCCGGACTGCAAGAGCAAATGGGCGCACTTCAACAACAAATGTCTAACTTGCAAAGCAAAGTCAAAATCCCCCGAGGTAAAGGCGAGGCTGAAAGCGCCGCCTGACGCATCCTGTTCTGAACCCAAAAAGGCGAGGAAACCCTCCTCGCCTTTTTGCTTGGCGCAAAGCGGGATATATCGCTGAGCCGGTTTTTGAGTTCAAGGCTCCAAACCGGCGCCCTGGCCAAGATAGGCCAGATTGGCCTTGGCCAGCACATACAGTTCAACTTTATCCTGGGCCAGGGCCAACGCGGCGGCCTGAGATAACGAGTCGTGCGCGGGCGGATACAAACCCAGATCGGCATAAATCTGTCCGGCCAATAACCAGGCCTCGGCAGATTCCGGGTTGATGGCCCGGGCCTGTTGCGTCAGGGTCAGGGCGCTTTCCGGGTGATTGAGTTGCCGCAAATATTGTCCCCGCAGCACCAACGTTTGCTCCGGCTCAACCGCCAGGGCGGTGGCCTGCTCAAATAAGGGGTCTGCTTCAGCCGCGCGGTCAAGCTGGGCCAGCAAAACGCCCTTAAAAGTTAACAACTCAGAATCATTGGGGGCTACGCTCAACGCCTGTTCAACTTCAAACAGAGCGCCGGCGTAATCCTGGTTTTCCGTGGCCAGGGTCAGGGCGTCGTTGTAATGCCGCATGCGGAACGCCACCGCCGGATCAGGCTTGAGCACGGTGTTGAATAAAAGCACCAGGCCCAACCCCACCGCCACCAGCAGAGCGCCCCACCTGGCGACCCGCCGCCATCGTAACGCCCGTTGGCGGGCCACGTGCCGGTCAAAGAACCACCAGGGCTGCTCGGTCGGCAAGGTTTCCGCCGGCCGAACCAATTTCAAGTTCTCAGGCCCGCCTAAAATTTTGAGCAGCGGCGCGGCTTTGGCCAGCACATGTTTTTGCAGGATTTTAAACCTTAAAATCTCTCCTCCTTCGCCGTTTTCTTTTAACGTTTCATACAAGCGCCAGGCGGCGTCCAGCTGGGCCAGGTAGGCCAACACCACCGCCCGGTCTTGGCGGGTCAAAAAATAGAGCTGGTCTTCCAATGTTTTCAGGTGGTTCCGCAGCCGTTCCACAAGGGTGTCCGGCTCTGTGAACAAAGGCTTGAGTTTGGCATCGTCCATAGTCTTAAACCCGTTCCTCATATTGGCGCAATAAATCAACAATTTCCCGGTAGTCTTTTTCCTCTGCCCGCTGCAAAGGCGTTTGGCCGGTTTCATCCTTGATGTTTGGCTTAGCCCCGTTTTTCAGGAGTAGCTCCACCGCTTCCAGATGGCCTTTCTGCGCGGCCCAGTGCAGCAAAGTTTGCCCATTTTTATCCCGGGTGTTAACGTCAAAGCCGTCGGTTAACAACACTTCCAGGGTGGCAAATTGACTCTCTGAAGCCACCAGTTCCATATCCCGGGCCGGCTGGAACAGTTGGGCAAACAATTGCTTGTTTGCCGGCCGGGCCTCCCAAGCCCCACCAAACCGGTCCAGCAGGCGGGCCACCTCTTGATGATCCTGTTCCAGGGCATACTGCCGGGGCGTTTGGCCAAGCTTATCTGTGGCAGTTGGGTCTGCGCCATTTTTCAGGAGTAATTTTACGGCCTCCAAATGGCCTCGTTGGGCGGCCCAGTGCAGCAGAGTCCGTCCATCCCGGCCCCGGGCATTAACCTCAACCCCTTCAAACAAAAGCGTTTCCAGCGTGGCCAATTGGCTTTCCAGCGCCGCCGTCTCCA is part of the Anaerolineae bacterium genome and harbors:
- a CDS encoding YtxH domain-containing protein — translated: MSDRSGGAEFFAGLVIGGLVGATLALLLAPQSGEETRAQIRDKSLELKGRAEEGYMQARQTIEGQLAGLQEQMGALQQQMSNLQSKVKIPRGKGEAESAA
- the mnmA gene encoding tRNA 2-thiouridine(34) synthase MnmA; the encoded protein is MTTNSNNLSPKTVVVAMSGGVDSSVAAALLVEQGYTVVGLMLRLWAEPGDAANRCCTPGAVADARRVADILNIPFYVRDYKDIFKKTVVDFFIDGYTQGITPNPCIVCNRDIRFNHLLNEALGLGGDYLATGHYARVRQTQNGAYQLLKGLNPGKDQSYVLYTMTQERLARILLPLGHYTKDEIRQIAEAKKLPVFNRPDSQDLCFLGNGDYRSFLQRHAPETAQPGPILNTAGRQLGRHRGLAFYTIGQRKGLGLSAPQPMYVLRIDTAANSLIVGTADELGRQELTAQQVTYIQGQPPASPAQITAKIRYKAPEVEATLTPLPDARAHLTFTASLRDITPGQAVVFFQGEQVLGGGIIS